The sequence GTGGCAGAAGTTCAGTGGCACCCTCATCCGCAGTATCGTTCAGGACGGGGTCAAACCGCCACGCTTGATTTTCAGGCCGGAAGTATTCGACCTGGTAATGGAATGTGCCGAGAAGTATGGCTTCGGTTCTCCTTTTGTGACCGACGAATATCTCGAGAAAAGAACCCCAGTTTTCAGCATCCTGCCCTTGAATGCCTAGGAGGAGGTGACACCATGACAGAAGAAAAATTTCCCATCAACATCTGGGTCAACGAAGAACGATACGAAAAGCTGCGAGATGCAGGTCTGGCAGACATGTGTGAAGAAATGCTCGCCGGGTTGAAGGTAATAAGAGTCTACGCCAACGCTGCCCAGAGGGACAAGATATTGCAGGTCTTTCCCACAGCAAAATTCGACTCAGCCACCACAAAAAGCATCGAACTTCTCCCCCGAGACGTCAAGGACAAAATCTTTGACAAGGTGATTGAGAGAAAGTCTATAGATATACTAGAGGAATTCTTGCAAGATTATTGATCGAGCTACACCTGCACATGTAGATTCCAGGAGAAGAGGGCCGCTGGGTCCTCTTTTCTTTTGCGCCCTGCTCAATTCTGTGCTAACTGTCAATGGCATTGGCGGCTCGTGTGCAGCCGATGCAGTGCTGCCGGAGCAAGATGCTTCCCAGAGCCGACTCGCAGAAGCGACCTTCACCATTGTCAGAGCCAGAGTAAAGGCAGCCACCACGGACAGCATGAGCTCGTTGGCCAGAATAGCTGGCAGCCATTTGAGTGACCGCAACTATAGCTGAGAGGCATTAAGGTCCTCGGAAGGGAGATGTCATGGATCCTGAAAAAATCATCGACGGTTTGTCGGAGGAATTGATCAACTCTCTAAAATTAATGTCAAAATCAAAGGACATAGACAAGAAACTGCGCTACAGCGAAATCGTCAAGAACCTCTGCGAATCACTGGGTGTTTTTCTCAGTTTAGCTACCGATATGATGGATTTGGACTTTGTCGAGTAAAAAAAAGCGGCAGCAGAGACCCCGAGGAGTCTCTTTTTGATGTCCCACCAGAGGGCACTCTGGCTTGGACAATATTCCACTTATGGTTCAGGAGAGGACTCCAGGTGGAGCCAACAACTTTCTACCTTCAAAGTCTTGGTTGCGCCAAAAACCGGGTTGACAGTGAACTCATTCTCGCCAGCCTCACCACGGCGGGCTATCAATTGGTCGCCGATCATCTCGAGGCCGAGGTGATTGTTGTCAATACCTGTGCTTTTATCGAAAGTGCTGTCCAGGAATCCATCGACACCATACTCGAGCTGGCCCAGGCAAAAAATAATGGAAACTGCCGCATGCTTGTGGTCACAGGGTGCTTGCCGCAGCGCTACGGCAAGAAACTGGCCAGAGAGCTGCCAGAAGTGAACCTTTTTCTCGGAACCAGTACGTTTCACCGCCTGGCTCCATTGCTCAGCAGAGTCGATCCTGAAGATCCCCAGAAGTTGCTGCTGGAGCCGCCCCAATTCCTCATGGACTCCGCGTGCCGCAGGCAGTTGTCTGGTCCCGCCTACAGCAGTTATCTAAAAATTGCCGAGGGATGCAGCAACAGGTGTTCTTTCTGCACAATTCCCTCTATCCGCGGGCCCTACCGCAGCCGCTCCCTGGATGACCTGCTGCAGGAAGCCCACTGGCTTGCTGCTCAGGGAGTGCAGGAGATCAACCTCATCGCCCAGGATACCACCGCCTACGGCAAGGATCTCAGCAGCAATATCTGCCTGGCAGATCTGCTGGAAGCATTGGCGCAGGCCAATCTCTTTCCCTGGATTCGTCTACTGTATTGCCATCCTCAGCGGATCACTGACAGGCTTCTGCGAGTAATGTGCTCCCATGAGTCAATCTGTGCTTACCTGGATATCCCTGTTCAACATGCTTCCAGCCGAATCCTGACTGCAATGGCGCGCCCGGGAACAGGCGAACAGTATCTAGCATTGATAAATAGGATTCGGCAGTCCATTCCCGAGGTCGTCATCAGGACAACGGTAATTGTTGGTTTC is a genomic window of Deltaproteobacteria bacterium containing:
- the rimO gene encoding 30S ribosomal protein S12 methylthiotransferase RimO; its protein translation is MEPTTFYLQSLGCAKNRVDSELILASLTTAGYQLVADHLEAEVIVVNTCAFIESAVQESIDTILELAQAKNNGNCRMLVVTGCLPQRYGKKLARELPEVNLFLGTSTFHRLAPLLSRVDPEDPQKLLLEPPQFLMDSACRRQLSGPAYSSYLKIAEGCSNRCSFCTIPSIRGPYRSRSLDDLLQEAHWLAAQGVQEINLIAQDTTAYGKDLSSNICLADLLEALAQANLFPWIRLLYCHPQRITDRLLRVMCSHESICAYLDIPVQHASSRILTAMARPGTGEQYLALINRIRQSIPEVVIRTTVIVGFPSETEDDFRQLCSFVEKARFQYLGIFAFSPEKGTAAARMSARLETRTIDRRLQELAALQEQISKAYHQQLLGSVQQVLIEGVSPETDLLLQGRLRGQAPDVDGRILINRGTACLGKITPVRITEAHAYDLVGEIVA